A window of Rhipicephalus microplus isolate Deutch F79 chromosome X, USDA_Rmic, whole genome shotgun sequence genomic DNA:
TCATtccagttaattctacccgcccaaagtctattttgcccgccctgtccctaaaccccagtgctttgaaagacTGGGCCATCAtcatgaactatagggtgaagccctttacagaacattatcaagtgttcggcagtttcttcttcttctccacatgcactgcatacggtgtctaccccttcgtatttggcccgatattttttagttcgcaatactcctgtcctggcctcaaacagtagagaactactctgagtattatcatagatcctttctttggcaatttcctgcttaaaagttcggtagatctctagtgcgggtttcttaatcatgccaattctccacatatcggtctcagcttccttcaccttcttcttaaccgataattatttttggtttggacccctgctttattctaagtatttaccagtcaaatttctggttcgcttcctccattttgtatcgacattcttcatctaCAAGTATCTggataccttcctagcccaacgttcttcccccatttctatcaatggcttctcaaattttatcttgctgctagcttccttgccctcacATGATGTCCATCCCTtattaccttgtactccctgatttggtgtattttcgtgagctcctaaagcaagcctagatattcaacgttgcttaatttctaatcttgcttgaacttctgatctcatgcacaagactgctttgccaaacgtcagaccaggaaccatgactcctttccacATTCCTGtcgcaacatcatacctattataaatccacagtgccccatttttcatcactgttgcattcctgtttcctttagtcgttgcatatatttcgtgttcccttaggtacttggtcccattgcttatccatatgcccagatatttgtatttatctattatctctagcgtgacctcctgcatcctaagctcactaccttcattatcattaaaaattatgactgccgACTTTTCCTTACTgtatctgaaatctaacctacctccctcattacagcagatgtccatcaatctctgcaaatcttccttgctgtcggctattagcactatatcatctgcatacatcaatgctggtagtagctgttcaacgagttttccttgtttaaagaaaggcacgttagacacgagcgccatctggctggtTAGAcacgaggcacgttagacacgagcgccatctggcagctatctccgaaaacgaaggcgtgcgcgcccgttgagaaagatgcgcgccagtctcagaggtggtaaggtgtagaacgaaaAGCGAGGGGCAGGTGCCCCCACCGTGTCATcgtaggaaagcgttggaaacacctttttgggcatcgcgtttcactgtcagcgcaacgcgataaacgctacagtccttagagttacttgtgtgtgccccTCCTAGTGTaaaagcagacatacaaaacatcaacgtgttgttatggcgcctcagatatgcgcaatgattgctttttatttgacaatcgcacacctATGAActctaaaccttgagcaatattcgtgggcgctgcggatcgggttggccgtttgatgccgtttgaggtatcgttaagagcggacaaaccgacaaatatacagacagacaggtagaccaaaatttttccgtcgtaGGTCCcgaaggaagactatcgtctttaagagagagagagaaggaggaggttGTTATGCCGGGAGCGACATTCCTGGGTGGCTTAACATTACAATGGTGGTGCGTTGAGTCTGCTGAGCCCGCGCACCTAAAAACCCTTGCACCTGACTACCCAGAGGGACCTTTGCAGCCTGTGCTGCCACCTCCTCCTTTGGGTGGTGCACCAAATAATGAGCCTCGCATCTGGACTTGTGCCAAGCACACGCTTTCTACATTCCTGGGCCAGCGACCGCGCCTTGGTGCATTGTGTTCGGGGCTTGCAAGGAGCTAGCTGAGCCAGTGGTGCCGTATTGCTCTTCCCTGTGCCACCGGTTGTGCGTGTCCTTGCAATTTTCCAGAAACTAACCACAATTTTCTAGATTCTAACAATTTTCTAGAATCTAACCtacctccctcattaccacagatgtccatcaataatGTCTGCAAATCttcgttgtcggccattagcactatatcgtctgcgtacattaatgctggtggTGCCTGATcaacgagttttccttgtttgactaaagagaggttgaagccaagtccacttccctctaacttggcctctcatccttgtaggtacatcatgaataacaagggtgacagtggacacccctgcctaagtcaccgtttcacctctgtggtcttggatacctgtttttcccactttataactaccttgttactttaatagatttcctttaaaagattagtgactccatcttccacacccagtgtgtctagtattccccacaagccctcttgaaccacgctatcgtacgctcccttgatatctaaaaatgctagccacaggggcctgatttccttttctgctatttcgatgcactgtgtcagtgagaacagattgtcttccaaccgcccgtgtttccgaaacccattctgcagttcccccagcaccccctcatcttctatccacgcctgcaggctttcctttataatctgcatcgccagtctgtagactgctgatgtcactgttataggacggtagttgtttatgtcatctttgtcccccttttctttatagatcatgctcatcctgccaagtttccatctatcagggacttcaccattgattattgttctgctcactgcctctctcaaagtctgtttagacttcagacccaatgtctttatcagcataattggaatgccatctgggcccaGAGCAGTTAAAGATCGTACTACGGGAGTCTATAGAAACGCCGAAAAAAGTGGCTTGTTTTTCGAGACACAAACGTTCACTGCAGTCAAACTAAGCAGGTTCTAATAATGGTCAGTGCACCGTATGTAGTCCGGACACTCGGCTTTTGATTGAAGTCATTCTCAACGAGCCGCTATATATATTGGCATAACATTGCTCTCTAAGCGTTTTTTGCAATGCGGTCCTTTTAATGCTCGTAGTATATTGATAAACTCTTTCTTATCACAAACGGCACGGTAGCAATCGTGGCTGAGTGCGTTAATCGTGCAGTTACGGTTAATCGCGCAGACCAGCGCGCCGTCGTAGGTTCAATGCCGCGTGActgagcttttctttttttggcagaAACTGCTGCGCCACACAGAAGTGACGTCACGTACTTTTCTGGTTAGGCGCTTTCATTGAATAGTCGGGACtgtctagcggtacgtctagatGTAACGATAAAAGCCGTTAAAGTTACGTGCAAAcgtaaaagtaaacaaaaatgttAGTTAGGTACAGCATGACAATACAAAACCAGCTTGTTTGCCATTCAAAACcgatcggcagctgtggcgtagttggttagaGCTGCACATCAAGAACTGGTGAAGTCGGTAATTCAAGCCCCAGTGCAGTCTTTGTtactttctcctttctttttttttgcgcatgtattgttttaacatttccgCCCCCTCATCAGTCTCCCGTCAACCTGActtgctgctgctggtggtggtggccCTATCCGCAGGCCCTATAATATTGGATGTTTGATGACTCTCGCAGAATTGGCTATATTTATtgtgataaagtgttttgcgaattattGCTCTTACTCGGTGAGACGCAAATGGACACGAAAAGCTCAAATGCAGCgggctgcattggtttctccgGCGCACGTGTCAGGAATATTTAattccacggtttatcaaagttttgatgagagaAACCCGCACTGCAATGTAATCTGAGGAAacttttttatgtcgctcagtgtaccattaCCTGACGAGGTATCCGGCAGGCCGCTTCAACGTGCCACCGCAATGGTCTAGGTGATCAGCACTGGAAAAATGATGCCCAACAGGAAGTGCcgactacaaaacagcttgtctgccttgctgaataacacgcatggcctgtgacagcacgggagcatttacGTAGCAACGGGTGAGAACGGCCATACGTGTTCGCACTTAACAAAAcagccggcaatgcagtagctttggccttcgcccagacaacgctccgacaacctgaggttgtcctgaggatgacctacaccgtacgaaagtatgacctgaggaagccctcaaatgaacctcaagtggtcctaaaccagtccgtttgtccggcctcagatcgtcctcagggcatccagaaaagagcacattatgatgagtctagtactttttgaggacgaagcatacaagacctaggcactcatcagaccttacgaaaagttgctctaattcttcttttggagcgctgaaatgacaactgatcaatcaaaagtgcctgaacatgcacactctttaaagcactgcctgtgaggtttcagtaacaatttcttcaagtatagcaataaaaacagcaatgcacagaaaacatgtttattttcaggaatgaaacttggcagttttcactagatgagacttcttgccctgtgccttcagaggtcttcatccgatgggcttgacaacgcgacactttgaagacattctgtagtaatagaaagcagcatatcttgaagcacaagtgaatttagagtatcaataagaatattaagacaataacagcatgccagatttgaaagcataaaatgaaaattatattaCCATAATGTGCAGGTACGAACTAGCCATTATATAATGGTGAAAATGATTTATATAGTTCATGCTTGCATACACATCAAAATTCGAGTAAGGCAAGAAAATTATTTAAACTATAACAGCAAAAGTATCATATGTTATGATAGCTTCAACAGCACAGATAATAAAACTCACCCTCATGGTGAGTGCGAGAAGTTCTTAAGCGCTGCTTCTGGAGCTTTTCCCCAGCATGCCGAAGCCACACTTTAATCACACACTCGATGTCATTCAGCGGGTAATGGGACAGTAGAATAGTCAtgtgaagattagacaaattttcCATTGTTTCTTCATGGCTCCTGAAAACCTGCAAACCTTGCATGAAATCAGCTCCGTCTACAACATAATCAAAGTTACAAATCTGTGCAGTGAGAATGATATAAAAAATGAATTTCAAGCGCTAGCATCACTCTGTCGTGGAATACTCAACACCAAGCAAAGGGCAAGTGTCCAAATTCGATACGACCCTGGGTATTTCTCTTCTCAGTTTTAATTTTTTGTGTCTATCAGTTACTTTTTCATGTCCATCAGGCCACTGATGGCCATGGCGACCCCACTCAATGCAAGAACGGGTGTTCAAGAGCTGCTCTAAAACTGATGTGCATGGTTTACGTACAATATCCCCTTTGGCAAAAACTCTTGGTTGGAAGCGAGTACTTAAATGCGTGCTGACATTCTCAGTTATCGCAGGTCAGAAGCATGTCATATGCTATTTGACATGACATtttggaaaggaaaatgaaaagTAAATAGAGGTTAACATGGAGTTATTAACCAGTTTGCCACCCTGCATAGGGGTGTAGAAAAAGGGGTTGTAAAGAGGAGAGATAAATaaaatagcaagaaaaaaaaacaggattttATCCCAGAAGCATATCACCTTCATGTTCCAATGACCGTGGCTGGGTGGGCAGTGGCCGATTCTCTAAATTTCTTGGTCGCTTGTGTTTTCTCCCTAAGAAAGCAAGCCAGAATCAGCATTTCACAGCCCTAAAGCCAGATAACCCAGTGTTACTTTTGGCGGTAGATAACAGAAAACAGTGTGAGCAATTCCGTGGGGCTATCATTGTAAAATAGGCATTGCAGGATGTAAAAAGATTCAATACTATTAAAAAACATAAGTACAAGCAGTTCACTTTACGTAAAGTTCAAAAATGGTGTTATACGTCTTATCATTGAAGCTGGAGGTGATGGTGCCCCTTCATCATCTTCAGACTCATAggatctcttatttttttttcttctgcctttcCCAAGTTCTGCCTCGCCGTCCAAGTTGGATCCATTTTCTACCCTTGGCAGATTTGCCCGTGCTTCGGCATATGTATCTGCAGAAAGAAGGGCAACAACTACTAATTAAATGATAAGCATGATCATTTCTCAGATCTGTCACACATAACAAGTAGAACTCCAATTCCTTTGCATAAGTCATTACCAAGCAGGTACTAAGAGTCACCCATGATATTAAAATGGATCATTTAAATTTTGCTGCAATGACAGCTGACATGCAAGTATTCACAAAATATGAGATACTTGATTTCGcataattgttctttttttcctgatATTCTCGAAGCTATCTTCTGATATTCTTCGAAGCCATCTTCTGATATCTTTTCCTGATATTCTCGAACCCATCTAAACTTTTAAGAAGTTACTTTGATCTAAAGTGGCAATTAGAGTTACAATGCTGAAATTGCAGTTTATTACATACCTTTTACTTCATTGCTGACCAAAT
This region includes:
- the LOC142776156 gene encoding uncharacterized protein LOC142776156, which translates into the protein MPGQYVVVLFPEEDDTSGIILKSWLKGDGCLWPRQTKYVHSLLKAKATPGADWIEVPCTVVREFDTYAEARANLPRVENGSNLDGEAELGKGRRKKNKRSYESEDDEGAPSPPASMIRRRKHKRPRNLENRPLPTQPRSLEHEGDMLLG